One Marinibacterium anthonyi genomic region harbors:
- a CDS encoding SnoaL-like domain protein: MSRPLLALLLCLTALPAAAQNTAPNTTQDVAPDTTADQPAAEAPEKPEQTPEDADQDARIRNNPIVARLSAFARAFEAQDAEAIAGLYTDDAALLPPQGAPIVGRPAIAAQYAATFETGATNLRINIQEIRQHGPATAVEIATTQLDLPDATIHGRYMHVWALTESGWLLSRDIYQVLSADPRD, encoded by the coding sequence ATGTCCCGCCCCCTTCTCGCCCTCCTCCTCTGCCTCACAGCCCTCCCCGCCGCTGCCCAAAACACCGCCCCAAACACCACCCAGGACGTCGCGCCGGACACCACCGCCGACCAGCCGGCCGCCGAAGCCCCCGAAAAACCCGAACAGACCCCCGAGGACGCCGACCAGGACGCCCGGATCCGCAACAACCCCATCGTCGCCCGCCTGTCCGCCTTCGCCCGGGCCTTCGAGGCCCAGGACGCCGAAGCCATCGCCGGCCTCTATACCGACGACGCCGCGCTCCTGCCGCCCCAGGGCGCCCCCATCGTCGGCCGCCCCGCCATCGCCGCCCAATACGCGGCCACGTTCGAAACCGGCGCCACCAACCTCAGGATCAACATCCAGGAAATCCGCCAGCACGGCCCCGCCACCGCGGTCGAGATCGCCACCACCCAGCTCGACCTCCCCGACGCCACGATCCACGGCCGTTACATGCATGTCTGGGCGCTGACCGAATCCGGCTGGCTGCTCTCTCGCGACATCTACCAGGTCCTTTCCGCCGACCCGCGCGACTGA
- a CDS encoding nitrogenase-associated protein has protein sequence MARVVFYEKPGCIANRRQKALLERSGHALELRNLLEEDWTEERLRPFFGALPVGAWFNPSAPAVKTGRVVPRDMGEAGALAAMCADPLLIRRPLMQVGTERRAGFVTEAVAAWIGLVAVDGPVGDSCPLTGP, from the coding sequence ATGGCGCGCGTGGTGTTTTACGAGAAACCTGGCTGCATCGCGAACCGGCGCCAGAAGGCGCTGTTGGAGCGGAGCGGGCATGCGTTGGAGCTGCGCAACCTGCTGGAGGAAGACTGGACGGAGGAGCGGTTGCGGCCGTTCTTCGGCGCGCTGCCGGTTGGCGCGTGGTTCAACCCTTCGGCGCCGGCGGTGAAAACGGGGCGGGTGGTGCCCCGGGATATGGGCGAGGCCGGGGCGCTGGCGGCGATGTGTGCCGATCCGTTGCTGATCCGGCGGCCCTTGATGCAGGTCGGAACGGAGCGGCGGGCCGGGTTCGTTACGGAGGCGGTGGCGGCCTGGATCGGGCTGGTGGCGGTGGATGGCCCGGTCGGGGACAGCTGTCCGCTGACCGGGCCCTGA
- the immR gene encoding HTH-type transcriptional regulator ImmR, producing MSADDDWYGPDSATFGDRLAGAREQAGMSQAQLARRLGVKKGTIVAWEDDHSDPRANKLQMLAGLLNVSMVWLLTGEGDGPEAPSDDEPPVGLVEAVSELRTLRGQLRQATDQAARLEKRLRTLMQES from the coding sequence ATGAGCGCAGACGACGATTGGTACGGGCCCGATTCGGCCACTTTCGGAGACCGGTTGGCCGGTGCGCGCGAACAGGCCGGCATGAGCCAGGCCCAGTTGGCGCGGCGGTTGGGGGTCAAGAAGGGCACGATCGTGGCCTGGGAAGACGACCATTCCGACCCCAGGGCCAACAAGCTGCAGATGCTGGCCGGCCTTCTGAACGTGTCGATGGTCTGGCTGCTGACCGGCGAAGGCGACGGGCCGGAAGCGCCCAGCGACGACGAACCGCCCGTGGGCCTTGTCGAGGCGGTGAGCGAATTGCGCACGTTGCGCGGCCAGCTGCGTCAGGCTACCGACCAGGCGGCGCGGCTGGAAAAGCGGCTGCGCACGCTGATGCAGGAGAGCTGA
- the lolD_2 gene encoding Lipoprotein-releasing system ATP-binding protein LolD, translating to MSDIILNLSGLKKIYNQGLPGEIRVLDGLDLSVSAGEAVALVAPSGAGKSTLLHIAGLLDRPDDGRVEIAGRDATALDDHGRTGLRREDIGFVYQFHHLLPEFTALENIVLPQLANGVSDRAARSRAQDLLETVGVGPRADHRPAALSGGEQQRVAFCRALANNPRLLLADEPTGNLDPDTSEQVFGALMKLVREAGLAALVATHNPDLAARMDRIVRLSSGRVAGA from the coding sequence ATGAGTGACATCATCCTGAACCTGTCGGGCCTGAAAAAGATCTACAACCAAGGCCTTCCGGGCGAGATCCGGGTGCTGGACGGGCTTGACCTGTCGGTGTCCGCCGGCGAGGCGGTGGCGCTGGTCGCGCCGTCGGGAGCGGGCAAGTCGACGCTGCTGCATATCGCCGGCCTGCTGGACCGGCCCGACGACGGGCGGGTTGAAATCGCCGGGCGCGATGCCACCGCGCTGGATGACCACGGGCGAACGGGGCTGCGCCGCGAAGACATCGGGTTCGTCTACCAGTTCCATCACCTGCTGCCGGAATTCACCGCGCTGGAAAACATCGTCTTGCCGCAGCTGGCCAACGGCGTGTCGGACCGCGCCGCCCGCAGTCGCGCGCAGGATCTGCTTGAAACCGTCGGCGTCGGCCCCCGGGCCGATCACCGGCCGGCGGCCTTGTCGGGGGGCGAACAGCAACGGGTGGCATTCTGCCGGGCGCTGGCCAACAACCCGCGCCTGTTGCTGGCGGACGAACCCACCGGCAACCTGGATCCCGACACGTCGGAACAGGTCTTTGGCGCGCTGATGAAACTGGTGCGCGAGGCCGGGCTGGCGGCGCTGGTCGCCACGCACAACCCCGACCTGGCGGCGCGCATGGACCGGATCGTGCGGCTGTCCTCGGGGCGGGTCGCGGGCGCGTGA
- the gloA_1 gene encoding Lactoylglutathione lyase: MATKYLHTMVRVLDLEKSMAFYELLGLKETRRTDSEGGRFTLIFMAPPGQEDCPVELTYNWDGDDGLPSDSRHFGHLAYGVDNIYDMCRHLADNGVTINRPPRDGRMAFVRSPDNVSIELLQIGDALEPAEPWASMENTGHW, encoded by the coding sequence ATGGCGACGAAATACCTGCACACCATGGTCCGCGTCCTCGACCTTGAAAAAAGCATGGCGTTCTACGAACTCCTCGGCCTGAAGGAGACGCGGCGCACCGACAGCGAAGGCGGTCGGTTCACCCTGATCTTCATGGCGCCCCCGGGACAAGAAGACTGCCCCGTCGAACTGACCTACAACTGGGATGGCGACGACGGGCTGCCCAGCGACAGCCGCCATTTCGGCCACCTCGCCTATGGCGTCGACAACATCTACGACATGTGCCGGCACCTTGCCGACAACGGCGTCACCATCAACCGCCCGCCCCGCGATGGCCGCATGGCCTTCGTGCGTTCGCCCGACAACGTGTCCATCGAACTGCTGCAGATCGGTGATGCGCTGGAACCGGCCGAACCCTGGGCCAGCATGGAAAACACCGGCCATTGGTAG
- a CDS encoding Aspartate aminotransferase: MSFLSATLDRVKPSPTVAVTTLAGELRAAGHDVIGLGAGEPDFDTPQNIKDAAIAAINAGKTKYTAPDGIIELKEAICAKFGRENGLTYTPKQISVSTGGKQVLYNALMATLNPGDEVIIPAPYWVSYPDMVLLAGGEPVVVECGIDAGFRMTPEQLEAAITPKTKWLIFNSPSNPTGAGYTRDQLQALTDVLMRHPHVWVMTDDMYEHLVYDDFKFFSPAQLEPGLYDRTLTVNGVSKAYAMTGWRIGYAGGPEKLIAAMRKIQSQSTSNPCTISQWAAVEALNGPQDFIAPNNAIFKRRRDLVVDKLNAIPGITCPVPDGAFYVYPSIAGLLGKTSAGGVKITDDEAFCKALLEESKVAVVFGAAFGLSPNFRISYATSDEALTEACARIAAFCAGLTA, encoded by the coding sequence ATGTCCTTTCTATCTGCGACGCTCGACCGCGTGAAACCGTCTCCGACCGTGGCAGTCACCACCCTTGCGGGCGAATTGCGTGCCGCGGGCCACGACGTCATCGGCCTGGGCGCCGGCGAACCCGATTTCGACACGCCCCAGAACATCAAAGACGCAGCCATCGCCGCGATCAACGCCGGCAAGACGAAATACACCGCTCCGGACGGGATCATCGAGCTGAAGGAAGCCATCTGCGCAAAGTTCGGGCGCGAAAACGGCCTGACCTACACGCCCAAACAGATCTCGGTCTCGACCGGGGGCAAGCAGGTTCTGTACAACGCGCTGATGGCCACGCTGAATCCGGGCGACGAGGTGATCATCCCCGCGCCCTACTGGGTCAGCTACCCCGACATGGTGCTGCTGGCCGGGGGCGAACCCGTCGTCGTGGAATGCGGCATCGACGCGGGCTTTCGCATGACGCCCGAACAGCTTGAGGCGGCGATCACGCCAAAGACCAAGTGGCTGATCTTCAATTCGCCGTCGAACCCGACCGGCGCGGGCTATACCCGCGACCAGCTTCAGGCGCTGACGGATGTGCTGATGCGCCACCCGCATGTCTGGGTGATGACGGACGACATGTACGAACACCTCGTTTACGACGATTTCAAATTCTTCTCGCCCGCACAGCTGGAACCGGGCCTTTACGACCGCACGCTGACGGTCAACGGCGTGTCCAAGGCCTATGCGATGACCGGCTGGCGGATCGGCTATGCCGGCGGCCCCGAAAAGCTGATCGCGGCGATGCGCAAGATCCAGTCGCAATCCACCTCCAACCCCTGCACCATCTCGCAATGGGCGGCGGTCGAGGCGCTGAACGGCCCGCAGGATTTCATCGCCCCCAACAACGCGATCTTCAAGCGCCGCCGCGACCTGGTGGTGGACAAGCTGAACGCGATCCCCGGCATCACCTGCCCGGTGCCGGACGGGGCGTTCTACGTCTATCCCTCCATCGCGGGTCTGCTGGGCAAGACCTCGGCCGGGGGCGTGAAGATCACCGATGACGAAGCGTTCTGCAAGGCGCTGCTGGAGGAAAGCAAGGTGGCGGTCGTCTTCGGCGCGGCCTTCGGTCTGTCTCCGAACTTCCGGATCAGCTACGCCACCTCGGACGAAGCCCTGACCGAGGCCTGCGCCCGCATCGCGGCCTTCTGCGCCGGGCTGACCGCATGA
- a CDS encoding Cytochrome c-like protein gives MRMALLAALSCLAAPVGPVGPVAAQDVEEGQAIFDHYCATCHGPEARGDGVMAGVLVVAPSNLRTLSSRNGGDFPLARVVERIDGQDPLMSHGSAMPVWGPFFQGGWDVRVETLSGEAVETSRPIAHVVSYLMSVQDE, from the coding sequence ATGCGTATGGCCTTGCTGGCGGCCCTGAGCTGCCTTGCTGCCCCGGTCGGCCCGGTCGGCCCGGTCGCGGCGCAGGATGTGGAGGAAGGGCAGGCGATATTCGACCATTACTGCGCCACCTGTCACGGGCCCGAGGCGCGGGGTGACGGGGTGATGGCGGGGGTTCTGGTGGTGGCGCCGTCGAACCTGCGGACGCTGTCGTCGCGCAACGGGGGCGATTTCCCGCTGGCCCGCGTGGTGGAGCGGATCGACGGGCAGGACCCTTTGATGAGCCACGGGTCGGCGATGCCGGTCTGGGGGCCGTTCTTTCAGGGCGGATGGGACGTGCGGGTGGAGACGCTGTCGGGCGAGGCGGTGGAGACCAGCCGGCCGATCGCCCATGTGGTCAGCTACCTGATGTCGGTGCAGGACGAGTGA
- a CDS encoding Flavinator of succinate dehydrogenase translates to MSEPRDIRIRRMKMRAMRRGIREMDLMLSAYADARLEHMTEGELNLFDQLLGENDQDLYAWVTGQTPAGAAFSGMIEEIAVNYQK, encoded by the coding sequence ATGAGCGAACCACGGGATATCCGGATCCGGCGGATGAAGATGCGGGCCATGCGCCGCGGCATCCGCGAGATGGACCTGATGCTGTCGGCCTATGCCGACGCGCGTCTGGAACACATGACGGAGGGCGAGTTGAATCTTTTCGATCAACTTCTTGGCGAAAACGACCAAGATCTTTATGCTTGGGTCACTGGACAAACCCCGGCAGGGGCTGCATTTTCAGGAATGATCGAGGAGATCGCCGTAAACTATCAGAAATAG
- a CDS encoding MarR family protein encodes MRMDKPPASLGRAGFMAGYLEALALVERLHRLLLDVIKDEFERIGVLEINAVQALLLFNIGDNEVTAGELKTRGYYQGSNVSYNLKKLVEMGYMHHQRCEIDRRSVRVRLTPRGREIRDIVDQLFLRHAEGLQEKGVIDAAGIEDITNALRRVERYWTDQIRYIY; translated from the coding sequence ATGCGTATGGACAAGCCCCCCGCGTCCCTTGGTCGCGCTGGGTTCATGGCCGGATATCTTGAGGCGCTCGCCCTTGTCGAGCGTCTGCATCGGCTGCTTCTTGACGTTATCAAGGACGAATTCGAACGGATCGGTGTCCTTGAGATCAACGCCGTGCAAGCGCTGTTGCTGTTCAATATCGGCGACAACGAGGTAACCGCGGGCGAACTGAAGACTCGCGGTTACTACCAGGGCAGCAATGTCAGCTACAATCTGAAGAAGCTGGTGGAGATGGGTTACATGCACCACCAGCGTTGCGAGATCGACCGCCGGTCGGTGCGGGTGCGCCTGACACCGCGCGGGCGCGAGATTCGCGACATTGTCGACCAGCTGTTCCTCCGCCATGCGGAAGGGCTGCAGGAAAAGGGCGTTATCGATGCCGCCGGCATCGAGGACATCACCAACGCGCTGCGGCGCGTGGAACGATACTGGACGGATCAGATCCGGTACATCTACTAG
- a CDS encoding Soluble epoxide hydrolase, whose translation MITETCLLNDRPFFLRRWGDATLPPLLLLHGFPEYGGAWEDLAPRLAHRFHCVAPDQRGYGQSWSPRGVDSYRAAHLVADMAALIDHLGGQAIVFGHDWGAAVAYGLAIRHPGKVSRLIVANGVHPAPFQRELARGGAQSEASQYIDLLRAPGSQDRLAANGFAGLIKLFSAHMDLSWLTPARQAKYVSAWSEGGGRLGTMIDWYRASPLRVAAPGVPITDLPDMPPDRLRVACPHLLIWGRKDTALLPQSTEGLEAYAPDLTRVELADADHWVCHQRPEQVAGAVLDWT comes from the coding sequence ATGATCACCGAAACCTGCCTGCTGAACGATCGCCCCTTCTTTCTGCGCCGCTGGGGCGATGCCACCCTGCCGCCGCTGCTTCTGCTGCACGGGTTCCCCGAATACGGCGGTGCCTGGGAAGACCTGGCGCCGCGGCTGGCCCACCGGTTTCACTGTGTCGCCCCCGACCAGCGCGGCTATGGCCAAAGCTGGTCGCCCCGGGGCGTCGACTCCTACCGCGCGGCGCATCTGGTGGCGGACATGGCGGCGCTGATCGACCATCTGGGCGGGCAGGCCATCGTCTTCGGGCACGACTGGGGCGCGGCGGTGGCCTATGGGCTGGCGATCCGGCATCCGGGAAAGGTCTCCCGCCTGATCGTCGCCAACGGCGTGCATCCCGCCCCGTTCCAGCGCGAACTGGCCCGTGGCGGCGCCCAGTCGGAAGCGTCGCAATACATCGACCTGCTGCGCGCGCCCGGGTCGCAGGACCGGCTGGCCGCCAACGGCTTTGCCGGCCTGATCAAGCTTTTCTCGGCGCATATGGACCTGTCCTGGCTGACGCCGGCCCGCCAGGCGAAGTATGTCTCCGCCTGGTCCGAAGGCGGCGGGCGGCTGGGCACGATGATCGACTGGTACCGCGCCTCGCCCCTGCGGGTCGCCGCGCCCGGCGTCCCCATCACCGATCTGCCCGACATGCCGCCCGACCGGCTGCGCGTCGCCTGTCCGCACCTGCTGATCTGGGGCCGCAAGGACACCGCGCTGCTGCCCCAAAGCACCGAGGGGCTCGAAGCCTATGCCCCCGACCTGACCCGTGTCGAACTGGCCGACGCCGATCACTGGGTCTGCCACCAGCGGCCCGAACAGGTGGCGGGTGCGGTGCTCGACTGGACCTGA
- the parE_1 gene encoding DNA topoisomerase 4 subunit B yields MNDLLSGASPSTYDASSIEILEGLEPVRKRPGMYIGGTDERALHHMVAEILDNSMDEAVAGHANRIEVELHADYSLTVRDNGRGIPIDPHPKFPDKSALEVILCTLHAGGKFGGDAYETSGGLHGVGASVVNALSDSLIVQVARNKELFEQRFSRGKPLGPVEKIGTTNRRGTITTFHPDEEIFGHHRFKPARLFKSIRSKAYLFSGVEIRWKSAIDDGETPQEATFHFPGGLADYLCETLGKSTTYAERPFSGTVDFREKFNTPGKVEWAINWTPSRDGFIQSYCNTVPTPEGGTHEAGFWAAILKGIRAYGELANQKKAAQITRDDLATGGCALVSCFIREPEFVGQTKDRLATTEAQRLVENAVRDHFDNWLAADTKSAGAILDFLILRAEERLRRKQEKETARKSATKRLRLPGKLVDCSNATREGTELFIVEGDSAGGSAKMARNRKTQALLPLRGKILNVLGAASSKLGSNAEISDLSQALGVGLGSRFNIDDLRYDKVIIMTDADVDGAHIASLLMTFFFTQMRPMIDHGHLYLACPPLFRLTQGPKRVYCLDEAERDTWLEKGLGGRGKIDVSRFKGLGEMDAKDLKETTMDPNSRKLIRVTIDEDEPGETGDLVERLMGKKPELRFQYIQENARFVEELDV; encoded by the coding sequence ATGAACGACCTCCTCTCCGGGGCCTCCCCGTCCACTTACGACGCTTCCTCCATCGAAATCCTCGAAGGCCTGGAACCGGTCCGCAAGCGCCCCGGCATGTACATCGGCGGCACCGATGAACGCGCGCTGCACCACATGGTGGCCGAAATCCTCGACAACTCCATGGACGAGGCCGTCGCCGGCCACGCCAACCGGATCGAGGTCGAGCTGCACGCCGACTATTCCCTGACGGTGCGCGACAACGGCCGCGGCATCCCCATCGACCCGCACCCGAAATTCCCCGACAAATCCGCGCTGGAGGTCATCCTCTGCACGCTGCACGCGGGCGGCAAGTTCGGCGGCGACGCCTATGAAACCTCCGGCGGCCTGCACGGCGTCGGCGCCTCGGTGGTCAACGCGCTGTCCGACAGCCTCATCGTCCAGGTCGCCCGCAACAAGGAGCTGTTCGAACAGCGCTTCTCGCGCGGCAAGCCGCTGGGCCCCGTGGAAAAGATCGGCACCACCAACCGGCGCGGCACCATCACCACCTTCCACCCGGACGAGGAAATCTTCGGCCACCACCGTTTCAAGCCGGCGCGCCTGTTCAAGTCGATCCGCTCCAAGGCCTACCTCTTCTCGGGCGTCGAAATCCGCTGGAAATCCGCCATCGACGACGGCGAAACCCCGCAGGAAGCCACCTTTCACTTCCCCGGCGGCCTGGCCGATTACCTCTGCGAAACGCTGGGCAAATCAACCACCTACGCCGAACGCCCCTTCTCCGGCACCGTCGACTTCCGCGAGAAATTCAACACGCCGGGCAAGGTCGAATGGGCCATCAACTGGACCCCGTCGCGCGACGGCTTCATCCAATCCTACTGCAACACCGTGCCCACCCCCGAAGGCGGCACCCACGAAGCCGGCTTCTGGGCCGCCATCCTCAAGGGCATCCGCGCCTACGGTGAACTTGCCAACCAGAAAAAGGCCGCCCAGATCACCCGCGACGACCTTGCCACCGGGGGCTGCGCGCTGGTCTCCTGCTTCATCCGCGAACCCGAATTCGTCGGCCAGACCAAGGACCGCCTCGCCACCACCGAAGCCCAGCGGCTGGTCGAAAACGCCGTCCGCGACCACTTCGACAACTGGCTCGCCGCCGATACCAAATCCGCCGGCGCCATCCTCGACTTCCTGATCCTGCGCGCCGAAGAACGCCTTCGCCGCAAGCAGGAGAAGGAGACCGCCCGCAAATCCGCCACCAAGCGCCTGCGCCTGCCCGGCAAGCTGGTCGATTGCTCCAACGCCACCCGCGAGGGCACCGAACTGTTCATCGTCGAGGGCGACAGCGCCGGCGGCTCCGCCAAGATGGCGCGCAACCGCAAGACCCAGGCCCTGCTGCCCCTGCGCGGCAAGATCCTCAACGTCCTGGGCGCCGCGTCCTCCAAGCTGGGCTCGAATGCCGAGATCTCGGATCTCTCCCAGGCCCTCGGCGTCGGCCTTGGCAGCCGCTTCAACATCGACGATCTTCGTTACGACAAGGTTATCATCATGACGGACGCCGATGTCGACGGCGCCCACATCGCCTCGCTCTTGATGACCTTCTTCTTCACCCAGATGCGCCCGATGATCGACCACGGCCATTTGTACCTCGCCTGCCCGCCCCTCTTCCGGCTCACCCAAGGGCCGAAACGCGTCTATTGCCTGGACGAGGCCGAACGCGACACCTGGCTGGAAAAGGGCCTGGGCGGACGCGGCAAGATCGACGTGTCCCGCTTCAAGGGTCTGGGCGAAATGGACGCTAAGGACCTGAAGGAAACCACGATGGATCCCAATTCCCGCAAGCTGATCCGCGTGACCATCGACGAGGACGAACCGGGCGAAACCGGAGACCTGGTGGAGCGCCTGATGGGCAAGAAGCCGGAATTGCGGTTTCAGTATATTCAGGAGAATGCGAGGTTCGTTGAGGAGCTGGATGTTTAA
- the mdtK gene encoding Multidrug-efflux transporter yields MKTGAWRRDPGRVGPCGVVSGRVGAGKARGLLFLSGFKYPAVRLDPGAGPGWRDVSLASGARGPYGRAMSTSMTLSRHMRATLVLGLPLVGGHLAQFAIGLTDTVMLGRYSIEALAAGTLANSYFFVFFLFGAGFALAVMPMVATYVASGDETSVRRVTRMGLWLSLMFSTLAMPVFWWSEALLLGLGQTPDVAALASDYLKVAGWGIFPALLVMVLKSYLAALERTRVVLWVTVLAALMNAVGDYVLIFGHLGLPEMGIVGAATASIVTHCTALAGAAVYAVIARPDHQLFVRFWRADWEMFAKVLRMGVPIGVTTLSEVSLFAGSAMLMGWLGTIPLAAHGIAMQLGAAMFMMHLGVSNAATVRAGQAYGQRDGVALRRGAAAALILSSIVSLVTIVGFLTIPDLLLDLFLDADNPDRPQILAIGVGLLAVAALFQMMDGAQVVALGLLRGVHDTTVPMVMAGVGYWVVGLPASYGLGFVAGYGAVGIWLGLVLGLVTAAVLLLWRFWGWAVQQVPARAAATAAAG; encoded by the coding sequence GTGAAGACAGGGGCGTGGCGCCGTGATCCGGGCCGTGTGGGGCCGTGTGGGGTCGTGTCGGGGCGTGTCGGGGCGGGGAAGGCGCGCGGCCTGCTGTTTCTTTCCGGCTTCAAATACCCGGCCGTCCGGTTGGATCCGGGGGCGGGTCCGGGGTGGCGCGATGTCTCTCTTGCCTCGGGCGCGCGGGGCCCCTATGGGCGGGCCATGAGTACCTCGATGACCCTGTCCCGGCACATGCGCGCGACGCTTGTGCTTGGCCTGCCGCTTGTCGGCGGGCACCTGGCGCAATTCGCCATCGGGCTGACCGACACGGTGATGCTGGGGCGCTATTCGATCGAGGCGCTGGCGGCCGGAACGCTGGCCAACAGCTATTTCTTCGTCTTCTTCCTGTTCGGGGCGGGTTTTGCGCTGGCCGTCATGCCGATGGTGGCGACCTACGTGGCCAGTGGCGACGAGACATCCGTGCGCAGGGTGACGCGGATGGGGCTGTGGCTGTCGTTGATGTTCTCGACCCTGGCGATGCCGGTGTTCTGGTGGTCCGAGGCGCTGTTGCTGGGGCTGGGGCAGACGCCGGACGTGGCGGCGTTGGCGTCTGACTACCTGAAGGTGGCGGGCTGGGGGATCTTTCCGGCGCTGCTGGTCATGGTGCTGAAATCCTACCTGGCGGCGCTGGAGCGGACGCGGGTGGTGCTGTGGGTCACGGTTCTGGCGGCGCTGATGAACGCGGTGGGGGATTACGTGCTGATCTTCGGGCACCTGGGGTTGCCCGAGATGGGGATCGTGGGGGCGGCGACGGCGTCGATCGTCACCCATTGCACGGCGCTGGCGGGGGCCGCGGTCTATGCGGTGATCGCGCGGCCCGACCACCAGCTTTTCGTGCGCTTCTGGCGGGCGGATTGGGAGATGTTCGCCAAGGTGTTGCGGATGGGCGTGCCGATCGGGGTGACCACGCTGTCCGAGGTGAGCCTGTTCGCCGGGTCGGCGATGCTGATGGGTTGGCTGGGGACGATCCCGCTGGCCGCGCATGGCATCGCCATGCAGCTGGGGGCGGCGATGTTCATGATGCACCTGGGCGTGTCGAACGCGGCGACGGTGCGCGCCGGGCAGGCCTATGGGCAGCGCGACGGGGTGGCATTGCGGCGGGGGGCGGCGGCGGCGCTGATCCTGTCGTCCATCGTGTCGCTGGTGACCATCGTGGGGTTCCTGACGATCCCCGATCTGCTGCTGGACCTGTTCCTGGATGCCGACAATCCCGACCGGCCGCAGATCCTGGCGATCGGGGTGGGGCTGCTGGCGGTTGCGGCGCTGTTTCAGATGATGGACGGGGCGCAGGTGGTGGCGCTGGGGCTGCTGCGCGGCGTGCATGACACCACGGTGCCGATGGTGATGGCCGGGGTCGGTTATTGGGTCGTCGGGCTTCCGGCGTCCTATGGGCTGGGTTTCGTGGCCGGCTATGGCGCGGTGGGGATCTGGCTGGGGCTGGTGCTGGGGCTGGTGACCGCCGCGGTGCTGCTGCTGTGGCGGTTCTGGGGATGGGCCGTGCAACAGGTGCCGGCGCGGGCGGCGGCGACGGCCGCGGCGGGGTAG
- a CDS encoding PA14 domain protein has protein sequence MKKMIISAVAALGLMASAALAEVTLTPANPQPKGLKTGLSVTYAYPVDIKTLAQAKNALASAPEAGPPLSGLTYPDGGNLGKALTSKQVTSVAAAINGYIRFDEAGVYSLKFYTNDGLDMRIGGQRVGYETDRTPCSSTGNTKVNVPQAGWYDLTGLWFQRLSSSCLEMEWTTPSGKKGAVPNSVFGYK, from the coding sequence ATGAAGAAGATGATTATCAGCGCAGTCGCGGCGCTGGGGCTGATGGCGTCAGCCGCACTGGCAGAGGTCACGCTGACGCCGGCCAACCCGCAACCCAAGGGGCTGAAGACGGGCCTGTCCGTGACCTATGCCTACCCGGTGGACATCAAGACCCTGGCCCAGGCCAAGAACGCCCTGGCCAGCGCGCCCGAAGCCGGCCCGCCGCTGAGCGGGCTGACCTACCCCGACGGCGGCAACCTGGGCAAGGCGCTGACGTCCAAGCAGGTGACGTCGGTCGCGGCGGCGATCAACGGCTACATCCGCTTCGACGAGGCCGGTGTCTATTCGCTGAAATTCTACACCAACGACGGGCTGGACATGCGCATCGGCGGACAACGGGTCGGCTATGAAACCGACCGGACGCCCTGCTCCAGCACCGGCAACACCAAGGTCAACGTGCCTCAGGCGGGCTGGTACGATCTGACGGGCCTGTGGTTCCAGCGGCTGTCAAGCTCGTGCCTGGAGATGGAATGGACGACACCCTCGGGCAAGAAGGGTGCGGTTCCCAATTCGGTCTTCGGCTACAAGTGA